In Cryptomeria japonica chromosome 10, Sugi_1.0, whole genome shotgun sequence, a genomic segment contains:
- the LOC131858761 gene encoding uncharacterized protein LOC131858761 — protein MISVNNDTDFRFRKAQFDPGDCPIDCSRPSERVCPAGASKFESSIHYNDVPLNASYIAKFLVFPKVGVISERCYGCGHCLPVCPYGKIRENTYVRTNAAITELLMRSDVHTIEIHTSAGHRDSFKELWNNLSNFVEQLKLIAGHIVSSPD, from the exons ATGATCAGTGTTAATAATGACACAGATTTTCGCTTCCGCAAAGCTCAATTTGATCCAGGAGATTGTCCAATTGATTGTTCAAGACCATCTGAAAGAGTTTGCCCTGCTGGTGCAAGTAAATTTGAAAGCTCAATTCATTACAATGATGTGCCTCTTAATGCTAGCTACATTGCCAAGTTTCTGGTTTTTCCCAAGGTAGGAGTAATTAGCGAACGTTGCTATGGTTGTGGCCATTGCCTCCCAGTTTGTCCATATGGCAAAATCAGAGAAAATACATATGTTAGAACCAATGCTGCTATTACAGAGCTTCTCATGAGAAGCGATGTACATACCATAGAGATACACACAAGTGCAGG GCATCGTGATTCATTCAAGGAATTGTGGAATAATCTATCAAATTTTGTGGAGCAACTGAAGCTTATTGCAGGACATATCGTATCCAGTCCAGACTGA